From Syntrophorhabdaceae bacterium, a single genomic window includes:
- a CDS encoding phosphoserine transaminase — MQNPNFSSGPCSKRPSWSFDALKNAPVGRSHRSALGKERIVKAINDTRKLLDIPADYLVGIMPASDTGAYECAMWSLLGPKPVTVLVWESFSDGWATDVAKQLKLNPKIIKVDYGKLPDLKSVDWTNDVVFVANGTTSGVKIPDYNWIPANREGLSLCDATSAAFAMEIDWSKVDVLTFSWQKCLGGEAAHGILILSPKAVARLESYDPPWPMPKIFRLKKGGKINKAIFEGDVINTPSMICVEDYLDALDWAGKIGLSGLIKKSQGNLKVVADWVAKTDWIEFLADDPNVRSNTSVCLSVTHPKVNALGADERSKFLKSIASDLSKKNIAHDINSYKDAPAGYRFWCGPTIEEADLKVALAELEKVFSEKIRSL; from the coding sequence ATGCAAAATCCTAATTTTAGTTCCGGACCATGCAGCAAGAGACCGTCGTGGAGTTTCGATGCACTGAAGAATGCGCCGGTCGGCCGATCCCATCGATCCGCGCTCGGCAAAGAAAGAATCGTCAAAGCCATTAACGATACACGAAAATTATTGGATATTCCGGCAGATTACCTGGTGGGCATTATGCCGGCTTCTGATACCGGCGCCTATGAGTGCGCCATGTGGAGTCTGCTTGGCCCCAAGCCGGTTACCGTATTGGTCTGGGAAAGCTTTTCAGATGGCTGGGCAACAGATGTTGCCAAACAGCTCAAGCTCAATCCAAAAATCATCAAGGTCGATTATGGCAAATTGCCCGATTTAAAGTCGGTCGACTGGACAAATGACGTGGTGTTTGTGGCCAACGGGACAACCAGCGGCGTTAAGATTCCTGACTATAATTGGATTCCGGCCAACCGCGAAGGCCTGTCTTTATGTGATGCCACCAGCGCCGCATTTGCGATGGAAATAGACTGGAGCAAGGTTGATGTTTTGACATTCTCCTGGCAGAAATGTCTGGGCGGTGAGGCCGCGCACGGCATTTTGATTTTAAGCCCCAAGGCGGTCGCGCGCCTGGAATCATACGATCCGCCCTGGCCGATGCCTAAGATTTTCCGCCTCAAGAAGGGCGGCAAAATTAATAAGGCGATCTTCGAGGGGGACGTCATCAACACACCTTCGATGATCTGTGTGGAAGACTATCTGGACGCTCTGGATTGGGCAGGCAAGATCGGCCTTTCCGGTCTTATTAAAAAAAGTCAGGGCAACCTGAAAGTAGTGGCCGACTGGGTGGCAAAAACTGACTGGATAGAGTTTCTGGCCGATGACCCGAACGTGCGCTCCAATACGTCCGTTTGTTTGAGCGTGACCCATCCCAAGGTCAATGCACTTGGTGCCGATGAAAGGAGCAAATTCTTGAAAAGTATCGCGTCGGATCTGAGCAAGAAAAACATCGCGCATGACATCAACTCTTACAAGGATGCACCCGCCGGCTACCGTTTCTGGTGCGGTCCGACCATCGAGGAGGCTGATCTTAAGGTGGCGCTTGCAGAATTGGAGAAAGTTTTCAGTGAAAAGATTCGAAGCTTATAA